The Methanobacteriaceae archaeon genome has a window encoding:
- a CDS encoding phage holin family protein: MNLYSYIKAAPNLILFLIVNMIVIIEMTQLCGDFKIGDWDNAFFIVIAMNIGYTLLWPFFRKYFMKFMVMTFGLGTILIDGIIFYIACFFIPGVSVGPYAAIEVPIVISLATTLVANITNTNQFDKYLNKIIEHIPKKESEPKNPGVIMLEIDGLSINILKKAMDKGLMPTLKSWIDNDTHNLKGWETDLSSQTGASQAGILHGNNENIVAYRWVEKENNNQIVVSGKLSGAPLVEKRISNGEGLLVNGISISNMFSGDSKSAPLTSSRLGKITNINNETLNTVFLDAYNFQRIFAMFIWDILVELKSQVKHYVKDIKPRLRRGIVYAAVRAGANVVLREVATNILTAEILKGETDTVYSTFMGYDEVAHHSGTQDEDVWPVLRKIDLQIQRINSIIEMSDREYKLVILSDHGQSNGATFKQRYGITLGNYVRSLLPDDIMVYKNEYNIDHFRDAIIGENKQIKTIKQKMGSLRTDILDDNTYVQNVRGGMENRKPAIIFENERYLNLKKRYSNSLEYITGHESTQQSTKKAKDSELIVMGSGNLGLIYLTQWKQRLTYEELVMLFPELIPGLVKHPGIGFILVNSLTNGGMVIGENGIYYLENDKVVGENPIAKFGKNAARHLKRQNSFDNMPDIMVNSFYDEKTEEVCAFEELIGNHGGLGGDQTKPFILYPSEWEDPGELIGASSIHHFLKREINNLNPKK, encoded by the coding sequence ATGAATCTCTACAGTTACATTAAAGCGGCTCCAAACTTAATACTATTTTTAATAGTGAATATGATAGTCATTATAGAAATGACTCAGTTATGTGGTGATTTTAAAATTGGTGATTGGGACAATGCATTTTTTATTGTCATAGCCATGAACATAGGATACACTCTCCTATGGCCTTTTTTTAGAAAATACTTTATGAAATTTATGGTCATGACATTTGGACTTGGAACCATACTTATTGACGGGATTATATTCTACATTGCATGTTTTTTTATCCCAGGAGTTTCTGTTGGTCCTTACGCAGCAATTGAAGTTCCAATCGTAATATCCCTTGCAACTACACTTGTTGCAAATATAACAAATACAAATCAATTTGACAAATACCTAAATAAAATCATTGAGCATATTCCTAAAAAAGAAAGTGAGCCTAAAAATCCTGGAGTCATAATGCTTGAAATAGACGGGCTTTCCATCAATATTCTAAAAAAAGCTATGGATAAAGGCTTAATGCCAACACTTAAAAGCTGGATTGACAATGATACTCATAATTTAAAAGGCTGGGAAACAGACCTATCATCTCAAACAGGAGCAAGCCAAGCTGGAATTTTACATGGGAATAATGAAAATATTGTAGCTTACAGATGGGTTGAAAAGGAAAATAATAATCAGATTGTTGTATCTGGGAAATTAAGCGGTGCTCCATTAGTAGAAAAAAGAATCAGTAACGGTGAGGGATTACTTGTTAATGGAATAAGTATCAGCAATATGTTTTCAGGAGACAGTAAAAGTGCACCATTAACCTCATCAAGATTAGGAAAAATAACAAATATCAACAATGAAACCTTAAATACTGTATTTTTAGATGCATATAACTTCCAGAGAATATTTGCAATGTTTATATGGGATATTTTGGTTGAGCTCAAATCTCAAGTCAAACATTACGTAAAAGATATTAAACCTCGTCTTAGACGTGGAATAGTTTATGCTGCAGTAAGAGCAGGAGCGAATGTTGTTCTTCGTGAAGTTGCAACAAATATCTTAACTGCAGAGATATTGAAAGGTGAAACAGACACAGTTTATTCTACTTTTATGGGATATGATGAAGTTGCTCACCACTCAGGAACTCAGGATGAAGATGTATGGCCCGTTTTAAGAAAAATTGACTTGCAAATCCAAAGAATAAATTCAATTATTGAAATGAGTGACAGAGAATATAAACTCGTTATTTTATCTGATCACGGACAAAGTAACGGTGCAACATTTAAGCAAAGATATGGAATAACACTTGGAAATTACGTTAGAAGCTTACTTCCTGATGACATAATGGTTTATAAAAATGAATACAATATTGACCACTTTAGAGATGCAATTATTGGTGAAAATAAACAGATTAAAACCATTAAACAAAAAATGGGAAGTTTACGTACTGATATTCTTGATGACAATACTTATGTCCAAAACGTTAGGGGAGGAATGGAAAATAGAAAACCCGCAATAATTTTTGAAAACGAAAGATATCTTAATTTGAAAAAAAGATATTCCAATAGCTTAGAATACATTACTGGACATGAAAGTACCCAGCAAAGTACAAAAAAGGCAAAAGATTCAGAATTAATTGTAATGGGATCTGGAAATCTTGGATTAATTTACTTAACACAGTGGAAACAACGCTTAACCTATGAAGAACTTGTTATGTTATTCCCTGAATTGATACCGGGACTTGTAAAACATCCAGGAATTGGATTTATCTTGGTAAATTCACTTACAAACGGTGGAATGGTTATTGGAGAAAACGGAATTTATTACTTGGAAAATGATAAAGTAGTAGGTGAAAATCCAATAGCTAAATTTGGTAAAAATGCTGCAAGACACCTTAAAAGACAAAATTCATTTGACAACATGCCAGATATTATGGTAAACAGTTTCTATGACGAGAAAACAGAAGAAGTATGTGCATTTGAAGAATTAATTGGAAACCATGGTGGACTTGGAGGAGACCAAACCAAACCATTCATTTTATATCCGTCTGAATGGGAGGACCCTGGAGAATTAATTGGTGCTTCATCAATACATCATTTCTTAAAAAGAGAAATCAACAATTTAAATCCAAAAAAGTAA
- a CDS encoding cobalt-precorrin-7 (C(5))-methyltransferase, with translation MASGKIFIVGIGPGASEYLTKKAIDTVKTSDYTVGSTRAIELFDDVQNKIDFNVKNLLDKIEEGVQLACDGNTISILSTGDPGFSGVLNTVLRISKEKNFPKENIEVVPGISSLQLAAAKCHIQWDSANVMTFHGRENIEDILPIINNGKTTIALPSRKVKDMAQFLIDNGVDEDRKVVVCERLSYPDENIVESTLKQIAQSEFTYMCIMVIY, from the coding sequence ATGGCTAGTGGAAAAATTTTTATTGTCGGAATTGGCCCTGGTGCTTCTGAATACTTAACTAAAAAAGCTATTGACACTGTAAAAACTAGTGATTACACTGTTGGAAGTACAAGAGCTATTGAATTATTTGATGATGTTCAAAATAAAATCGATTTTAATGTAAAAAATCTTCTTGATAAAATAGAAGAAGGTGTTCAATTAGCATGTGATGGAAATACCATATCAATCCTCTCAACTGGAGATCCTGGATTTTCAGGTGTTTTAAATACTGTTTTAAGAATTTCCAAAGAAAAAAATTTCCCAAAAGAAAACATTGAAGTTGTTCCAGGAATCAGTTCTCTACAGCTTGCAGCTGCAAAATGCCATATTCAATGGGACAGTGCCAATGTAATGACATTCCACGGAAGAGAAAACATAGAAGACATTTTACCAATTATAAACAATGGAAAAACAACAATTGCTCTTCCTTCAAGAAAAGTAAAGGACATGGCTCAGTTTTTAATTGATAATGGCGTTGATGAAGACAGAAAAGTTGTTGTCTGTGAGAGATTAAGTTATCCAGATGAAAATATTGTTGAGTCCACTTTAAAACAAATAGCTCAAAGTGAATTTACTTATATGTGCATTATGGTGATTTATTAG
- a CDS encoding arsenical pump-driving ATPase GET3, which yields MAFKDYFKFNKDKTTFIFVGGKGGVGKTSVSSATALWLAEQGKKTLIVSTDPAHSLADSLEVPIGSYPREIKTNLFAVEIDPDEAMAQKQAQLEAQKAANPNDGGLLGMDFLSDQLDMASASPGADEAAAFEMFMAVMNSDEYDVVVFDTAPTGHTLRLLSFPEVMDSWVGKLMMLKTKLGGATNALKKIMPFMDAVDDPQTSEDLKRTKEEIDKAKAVLSDPDRTTFKMVVIPEEMSIYESERALEALGKYDITVDSVVVNQVMPDIADCDFCHSRHKLQQKRLALIDQKFPDQHIAEVPLFKDEVKGQEKLLKLAHILYDDADNDEVVQEAIQL from the coding sequence ATGGCATTTAAAGATTATTTTAAGTTTAATAAAGATAAAACCACTTTCATTTTCGTTGGTGGTAAAGGAGGAGTTGGAAAAACTTCTGTTTCTTCTGCAACTGCATTATGGTTAGCAGAACAAGGTAAAAAAACATTAATTGTGTCTACTGACCCTGCACACTCATTAGCTGATTCTCTTGAAGTTCCAATCGGCAGTTATCCTCGTGAAATTAAAACTAATTTATTTGCTGTTGAAATTGATCCTGATGAAGCAATGGCTCAAAAACAAGCACAATTGGAAGCTCAAAAAGCAGCAAATCCTAATGATGGTGGATTATTAGGTATGGATTTCTTATCTGACCAATTAGATATGGCTTCTGCATCTCCTGGTGCTGATGAAGCAGCAGCTTTTGAAATGTTCATGGCTGTAATGAACTCTGATGAATATGATGTTGTAGTATTTGATACTGCACCAACAGGTCACACATTAAGATTATTATCCTTCCCTGAAGTAATGGACTCTTGGGTAGGTAAATTGATGATGCTTAAAACCAAATTAGGTGGAGCAACCAACGCTTTAAAGAAAATAATGCCATTTATGGATGCTGTTGATGATCCTCAAACTTCAGAAGATTTAAAAAGAACTAAAGAGGAAATTGATAAAGCAAAAGCAGTTTTATCTGATCCTGACAGAACCACCTTTAAAATGGTTGTTATTCCTGAAGAAATGTCAATTTACGAATCTGAAAGAGCATTGGAAGCTCTTGGAAAATACGACATTACAGTAGATAGTGTTGTTGTAAATCAAGTAATGCCAGATATTGCTGATTGTGATTTCTGTCATTCAAGACACAAGTTACAACAAAAACGTTTAGCTTTAATTGATCAAAAATTCCCGGACCAACACATTGCTGAAGTACCTTTGTTTAAAGATGAAGTAAAAGGTCAGGAAAAATTATTAAAATTAGCTCACATCTTATATGATGATGCTGACAACGATGAAGTTGTCCAAGAAGCTATTCAACTTTAA
- a CDS encoding NAD+ synthase, giving the protein MIKVGENISEIPELNFEKTKNDIVDFIKTKVSESKTDGIIIGLSGGIDSTLSAYLACEAVGKENVYGVSLPSTTTPTEDKIHAIEIAQKLGINHKEIGIDSILNEYISATQINDDDLAIGNLKARIRMSIIYHYANHKNYLVCGTGNKSEILIGYFTKHGDGACDIEPIGDLYKTDVFKLSKFLEIPHEIIEKPPRAGLWNDQTDEKEIGMSYDLLDQILYLYTQKDMKNTEIAEKLSIPVDDVDMIINKKIRSEHKSKVPQSPKKTIL; this is encoded by the coding sequence ATGATAAAAGTTGGTGAGAACATTAGTGAGATTCCAGAACTAAACTTCGAAAAAACAAAAAACGACATTGTTGACTTCATTAAAACCAAAGTATCCGAATCTAAAACAGACGGAATCATAATTGGTTTGAGTGGAGGAATTGATTCAACCCTTTCAGCATACCTTGCATGTGAAGCTGTTGGAAAAGAAAATGTTTATGGAGTAAGTTTGCCATCTACTACAACACCAACAGAAGATAAAATTCATGCTATCGAAATAGCTCAAAAATTAGGAATTAATCATAAGGAAATTGGTATTGACAGCATTTTAAATGAGTATATATCTGCAACTCAAATAAACGATGATGATTTAGCTATTGGAAACTTAAAAGCTAGAATCAGAATGTCAATTATCTATCATTATGCTAATCATAAAAATTACTTAGTTTGCGGAACCGGAAACAAAAGTGAAATTTTAATTGGTTATTTCACAAAGCATGGAGACGGTGCATGTGATATTGAACCGATTGGAGACTTATACAAAACTGACGTGTTTAAATTAAGTAAGTTTCTTGAAATCCCTCATGAGATTATTGAAAAACCACCTCGTGCAGGATTATGGAACGATCAGACTGATGAAAAAGAAATTGGTATGAGTTATGATTTACTTGACCAAATTCTTTATTTATACACTCAAAAAGATATGAAAAATACTGAAATAGCTGAAAAATTAAGCATTCCAGTAGATGACGTTGATATGATTATTAATAAAAAAATTAGGAGCGAACACAAAAGTAAAGTTCCTCAAAGCCCTAAAAAAACAATATTATAA
- the leuS gene encoding leucine--tRNA ligase, producing MSENIEKKWQKKWADAKIFESNPDEREKLYLTVAFPYPSGAMHIGHGRTYTVPDVYARFKRMEGYNVLFPMAWHVTGAPVIGIADRIRRKDPWTLDLYHRVHGVPKEKLPELEDPEYIVKYFSTEYHEVMEEMGYSIDWRREFRTTDPTYRKFIEWQITQLHEKGLVERGEHPVKYCPNCDNPVGDHDLLEGEGVGVNELTLLKFPIGDKILVTATLRPETIVGATNIWLNPDVEYVLVNANGENWVVTKEAHYNLQNQIKNLEIISEIDPNDLIGKMATNPFTGAELPVFPASFVSASYGSGVVFSEPADAPADYIALQDLKNNSELIAKYNLEGIIENVNPIPVCTLKGYGEIPAADIIERLGITDQNDEKLHEATNELYKAQHSKGKIIDSIPDFGGMKVRFAREELKEKLINDNMATIMYDFAERPVVCRCGNNCVVKIMDDQWFMKYGNEEWTEKTLKVLDGETVIPKEIKNNFEYYLNWLDDWACSRKVGLGTKLPWDNQWLIEPLSDSTIYMSYYTIAKYLRDMDPDDLNLAFFDKVLLNKDSGEITVPSEKVQEIQDEFNYWYPLDWRLSAKDLVGNHLSFLMFHHSAIYPEEKWPRGTVVFGMGLLEGNKMSSSKGNVVLLKDAIRDYSADVVRLFLMASAEPWQDFDWREKEVLGTKRRLEWFREFAAKVEEVKGSPLDLSNIEEVELTRTIDLWMISQLNQHIKNATEALEIFQTRQALQDSLFLLKKDVDHYLYRVKHIIDKQDPGVIYVLSTVLEAWIRLLAPFTPHTCEELWSTYGGVGFASEASWPEYDDELVSAEIEKSEDLVENIIKDIAHIKQMVGEDVEKVHIYLAPEWKWELYKIADEVGKPDIGQIMGRAIGAKLHDDKKEIAMVAKKIGKEITKTRYIGKINEEEILSDALEYIKEECGNEVIIHVDDSYDPQNKAKNAMPYKPAIFME from the coding sequence GTGAGCGAAAATATTGAAAAGAAATGGCAGAAAAAATGGGCAGATGCAAAAATATTTGAATCAAACCCAGATGAAAGAGAAAAATTATACCTTACCGTTGCTTTTCCATACCCAAGTGGAGCAATGCATATAGGACACGGACGTACTTACACAGTACCTGATGTTTATGCAAGATTTAAAAGAATGGAAGGATATAATGTATTATTCCCAATGGCATGGCACGTAACCGGTGCTCCAGTTATTGGAATCGCAGACAGGATTAGAAGAAAAGACCCATGGACCCTTGATTTATACCACAGAGTTCACGGAGTTCCTAAAGAAAAATTACCAGAATTAGAAGACCCAGAATACATCGTAAAATACTTCTCAACTGAATATCACGAAGTAATGGAAGAAATGGGTTATTCAATCGACTGGAGAAGAGAATTCAGAACTACTGACCCAACCTACAGAAAATTCATCGAATGGCAAATTACCCAATTACATGAAAAAGGATTAGTTGAAAGAGGAGAACACCCTGTTAAATACTGTCCTAACTGTGACAACCCTGTAGGAGACCACGATTTACTTGAAGGTGAAGGAGTCGGAGTTAACGAATTAACTTTACTTAAATTCCCAATTGGAGACAAAATCCTTGTAACTGCAACCTTAAGACCTGAAACCATCGTTGGAGCAACAAACATCTGGTTAAATCCTGATGTTGAATACGTTTTAGTTAACGCTAACGGTGAAAACTGGGTTGTTACCAAAGAAGCTCACTACAATTTGCAAAATCAAATTAAAAACTTAGAAATCATATCTGAAATTGATCCTAACGATTTAATTGGAAAAATGGCAACAAATCCATTTACCGGTGCTGAATTGCCAGTTTTCCCAGCTAGTTTTGTAAGTGCATCATACGGAAGTGGAGTAGTATTTTCCGAACCTGCAGATGCACCAGCAGATTACATTGCTCTTCAAGACTTAAAAAACAATTCCGAATTAATAGCTAAATACAACTTAGAAGGAATTATTGAAAATGTAAATCCTATTCCTGTATGTACTCTTAAAGGATATGGAGAAATTCCAGCTGCAGACATTATTGAAAGACTTGGAATTACCGATCAAAACGATGAAAAATTACATGAAGCTACAAATGAGTTATACAAAGCTCAACACAGTAAAGGTAAAATCATCGATTCCATTCCTGACTTTGGAGGCATGAAAGTTCGTTTCGCACGTGAAGAGTTAAAAGAAAAATTAATCAACGACAATATGGCTACAATCATGTACGACTTTGCTGAAAGACCAGTAGTCTGCAGATGTGGTAACAACTGTGTTGTTAAAATCATGGACGACCAATGGTTCATGAAATACGGAAACGAAGAATGGACTGAAAAAACCTTAAAAGTTCTTGATGGCGAAACCGTTATTCCAAAAGAAATTAAAAACAATTTCGAATATTATCTCAACTGGTTAGACGATTGGGCATGTTCTAGAAAAGTAGGACTTGGAACAAAACTTCCATGGGACAACCAATGGTTAATTGAACCTTTAAGTGACTCTACAATTTACATGTCTTACTACACAATTGCTAAATACTTAAGAGACATGGATCCTGATGATTTAAACCTTGCTTTCTTTGATAAAGTTCTCTTAAACAAAGATTCAGGAGAAATCACCGTACCAAGTGAAAAAGTACAGGAAATTCAAGATGAATTCAACTACTGGTACCCACTTGACTGGAGATTATCTGCAAAAGACCTTGTTGGTAACCACTTAAGTTTCTTAATGTTCCACCACAGTGCTATTTATCCTGAAGAAAAATGGCCAAGAGGAACTGTAGTATTCGGTATGGGTCTTTTAGAAGGAAACAAAATGTCTTCCTCAAAAGGAAACGTAGTTTTACTTAAAGATGCAATCCGTGATTACAGTGCTGATGTTGTAAGACTCTTCTTAATGGCTTCTGCAGAACCATGGCAAGATTTCGATTGGAGAGAAAAAGAAGTTCTTGGAACCAAAAGAAGACTTGAATGGTTTAGAGAATTTGCAGCAAAAGTTGAAGAAGTAAAAGGTTCACCTTTAGACTTAAGCAACATTGAAGAAGTTGAATTAACAAGAACCATTGATTTATGGATGATTAGTCAACTTAATCAACACATTAAAAATGCAACTGAAGCATTAGAAATCTTCCAAACCAGACAAGCACTTCAAGATTCATTATTCTTACTTAAAAAAGATGTAGATCACTACTTATACAGAGTAAAACACATCATTGACAAACAAGACCCTGGAGTAATCTATGTATTATCCACTGTTCTTGAAGCTTGGATTAGACTTCTTGCACCATTTACTCCTCACACCTGTGAAGAATTATGGTCCACATACGGAGGAGTTGGATTTGCAAGTGAAGCAAGCTGGCCTGAATATGATGATGAGCTCGTAAGTGCTGAGATTGAAAAATCAGAAGATTTAGTAGAAAACATCATTAAAGATATTGCACACATCAAACAGATGGTTGGAGAAGATGTAGAAAAAGTCCACATTTACCTTGCACCAGAATGGAAATGGGAGTTATACAAAATAGCTGATGAAGTTGGAAAACCAGATATTGGACAAATCATGGGAAGAGCTATTGGCGCTAAACTCCACGACGATAAAAAAGAAATCGCAATGGTAGCTAAAAAAATAGGTAAAGAAATAACCAAGACAAGATACATCGGTAAAATCAATGAAGAAGAAATTTTATCTGATGCACTTGAATACATCAAAGAAGAATGTGGAAACGAAGTAATTATCCACGTAGATGATTCCTACGACCCACAAAACAAGGCTAAAAACGCTATGCCTTACAAACCTGCAATATTTATGGAATAA
- a CDS encoding tRNA (adenine-N1)-methyltransferase — MKMILDERGKKYVLKPGEDFQSDLGIVSAEVLDSAEIGEEVKSHLDHTFKIMKPNINDFIDIMDRRCSILLKKDIGLVLAHTGLGSGSRVIDAGTGAGAIALNFGNVVGPDGDVFTYEIREDFAQVAQKNIERFGITNIHVKNKNIKDGIDEDKIDLVFLDLPKPFEIFEDVMDSLNVGGWLAVYAPYIDQAEISYRIAKKVGFYDIEIIEILERGLEVRPQGVRPKTRMVGHSGYMVFARKL, encoded by the coding sequence ATGAAGATGATTTTAGATGAACGTGGTAAAAAATACGTCTTAAAACCTGGAGAAGATTTCCAAAGCGATTTGGGAATTGTTTCTGCAGAAGTATTGGACAGTGCAGAAATTGGTGAAGAGGTTAAAAGTCATTTAGACCACACATTTAAAATTATGAAACCTAATATCAATGACTTTATAGATATAATGGATAGAAGATGTTCTATTCTTCTTAAAAAAGATATTGGGTTAGTATTAGCTCATACTGGACTAGGATCTGGATCACGTGTAATTGACGCAGGTACTGGTGCTGGAGCTATTGCTCTTAACTTTGGAAATGTTGTTGGTCCTGATGGTGATGTATTTACCTACGAAATCAGAGAAGACTTTGCACAGGTTGCTCAAAAAAACATTGAAAGATTTGGAATTACTAATATTCATGTTAAAAACAAAAACATTAAGGACGGAATCGATGAAGATAAAATCGATTTGGTCTTTTTAGATTTGCCAAAGCCTTTTGAAATATTTGAAGATGTTATGGACTCTTTAAATGTCGGAGGATGGTTGGCTGTTTATGCACCTTATATTGACCAAGCTGAAATTTCCTATCGTATCGCTAAAAAAGTAGGATTTTACGATATTGAAATTATTGAAATTTTAGAAAGGGGTCTTGAAGTCAGACCTCAAGGTGTAAGACCAAAAACACGTATGGTTGGTCACAGCGGATACATGGTATTTGCAAGAAAATTATAG
- a CDS encoding zinc metalloprotease HtpX, whose amino-acid sequence MKNTWKLKLRMILTFVVMFSIVYFLIMLVGLYLGIASWKLYCGVSLIIVFLQYWFGPSLVKRSMHVRPLSEAEAPHIHQMVQELAAEAGIPKPEVGLSEIAIPNAFAYGRSSRSGHIAITRPILGLLDRDELKAVLGHEMGHIKHNDMIVTAAVSVIPMICYYIALSFMFSRDNDNGAAIIIGILGYVFYILGQLLVLFISRTREYYADAASVEFGNRPAALASALYKLSYGASNCSKETIDDVNSGRAFFVNDIGNAANDIHDFQQLDFDGDGKISDEELRRLANSEITISKKNGIMELLSTHPDSLKRVKKLAELQ is encoded by the coding sequence ATGAAAAATACATGGAAACTTAAGTTAAGAATGATTCTTACATTTGTTGTAATGTTTTCCATTGTATATTTCCTTATTATGCTCGTAGGATTATATTTGGGCATAGCTAGTTGGAAATTATACTGTGGAGTGAGCTTAATTATTGTATTCTTACAATACTGGTTTGGACCAAGTTTAGTAAAACGTTCAATGCATGTAAGACCACTGTCTGAAGCTGAAGCACCTCACATTCATCAAATGGTTCAAGAATTAGCTGCTGAAGCTGGAATTCCAAAACCTGAAGTAGGTTTATCTGAAATTGCAATTCCAAATGCATTTGCATATGGTAGATCAAGCAGAAGCGGACACATCGCAATTACCCGCCCTATCTTAGGATTACTTGACAGAGATGAGTTAAAAGCAGTTCTTGGTCACGAAATGGGTCATATCAAACACAATGATATGATTGTTACTGCTGCTGTTAGTGTTATTCCAATGATTTGTTACTACATTGCACTATCTTTTATGTTTTCAAGAGACAATGATAATGGTGCAGCAATCATAATCGGTATTCTTGGTTATGTATTCTACATATTAGGTCAATTGTTAGTTTTATTCATCTCAAGAACTCGTGAATACTATGCTGATGCAGCTAGTGTTGAATTTGGAAACCGTCCTGCAGCATTAGCATCTGCACTTTATAAATTATCCTACGGTGCTTCAAACTGCAGTAAAGAAACAATTGATGATGTAAATTCAGGAAGAGCATTCTTTGTAAATGATATTGGTAATGCAGCTAATGATATTCATGATTTCCAACAACTTGACTTTGACGGTGATGGAAAAATATCTGATGAAGAGTTAAGAAGACTTGCAAACTCAGAAATCACAATCTCAAAGAAAAACGGTATTATGGAATTGTTATCTACTCACCCAGATTCATTAAAAAGAGTTAAGAAATTAGCGGAGTTACAATAA